A window of Clostridium taeniosporum genomic DNA:
TAAATGTTATAGCAAGATTTTCTTTTCTTGCATCTAACTTTATTTTCTCTTCTAATTCATCCAAAAATTCTTCTATTGCTACTGTTGCACAAGCATCTAAAATTAAAGCTTTTGTCAAATTTACTGTTTGGTACAATCTAATTTTTTGTTCTATTTTATTTCCAACAGTAGCTGCTATAATAAATATCTCATTTGCATAAAGAAGATGATTTTTAATATCTTCTCCTTTTAAAATTAAGCTTGTTCCCTCAACATATACCCCAGCATCTTTAGTATTTTTTTTATACTTAGAATAAACATGTTTGGGAGTAACTAAATTTCTACATTCACCTATGGTTTCTTCTATTAATGCATACATTTCTTTTGTTAATTCTTGCTTTTTATAACCTAAATACCTAAGGACCTCGTCCTTAGGTATTTTAATTTCTTTAATATTACTCTTCATATATATTAAGAGAAAATCCTCTTTCTAATGCTTCTTTAGCATATTCTTTTGCACCAAATAAAGATAAATCTCTATAATTTCCACATTGAATATCATTAGCTGCTGGTATTTCCTTTGCTTCTAAAACTTTTTCTAATGACCACTCTATTGCTTCTTTTATTTCTGATGCTTCTCTATCTCCCCATATGCTTAAATAGAATCCTGTTCTGCAACCCATTGGTGATAAATCAATTATTCCTTCTAATTTTGATCTAAGTTCATGTGCTAATAAATGTTCAAGACCATGCATTGCTGCTGTTCCAAATTGTTCTTTATTAGGTTGAAGAAATCTTATATCAAACTTTGTAACCTTATCTCCATGCTCTCCATCAAGTAAGCAGCATCTTCTTATATATGGTGCTTTAACCTTTCTATGATCTAATTCAAAACTTTCTACTTTTTCCATTATTATATCCTCCTAAATAAATTAAATTTTGTTTACTGTTAATAAAATACTTTCTATACTTTTAGTTATTTTTTGAGCTATATATGGATTATTCATTATATACAAATGAATTCCATCCACACCTGTAGAAATTAAATCCACAATTTGTTCTACTGCATAAGCAATTCCTGCATCTCTTAATGCTTCTGGATTATGCTCGTATTTATCTATTATTTTTTTGAATTTATTAGGAAACGATGCTCCACTTAAAGATAAAATTCTTTCAATTTGTTTTTTATTTGTTACAGGCATAATACCAGCTTCAATTGGCAAATTTATATTAGCAGCACGAACCTCGTCTTGAAAATTATAATACAAATTGTTATCAAAAAACAACTGAGATATAAAATAAGATGCTCCTGAATATTCTTTCCTTTTCATACTTTCAATTTCTCTATAAAGTCCTTTATGCTCTATATGACCTTCTGGATAACAGGCTGCTGCTATATTAAAATTCCCATTATCATTTATATACTTAATTAATTCATTAGCATGATCTAACTCTCCTATAATTTTGCTTCCTATATCAATATCTCCTCTTAATGCAAGTATATTTTCTATATTGTTTTTTTCAAACTCTCTTAAATAATATTTTACATCTTTCTTATCTAAATTAATACAAGTTAAATGTGATACTGCTTCAATTCCATATTTATTCTTTATTAAAGAAGATAATTCAATAGTCTTACTATTTTTAACGCTTCCACCTGCCCCATAGGTAACGCTTATATAATCTGGACTTAATCCCTTCAAATCTTCTAATGTGTTATAAATAGTTTGTATGGATGATGTTGTTTTAGGTGGAAAAATTTCAAATGAAAAAACCGCCTTTTTATCTCTGAATAAATTTTTAATATTCATTTTTTTGCCCCCTTTTTATAAAAAATCGCTAAGCGACTGTAAAGAGTCGATTTTTTTAGCCATGCACCCTTTTCAAACGTAATTCAGTAATAATAATGATGCTACATATGATTATTTTTTATTCTTTAGGGATATTCCTAATATCTTTAAAATACAGTATTTTATAAGTTATCCACGGATCTTTCAATGATATAATTTCCCAAATAATAAAAAAATGCCTAAAGGATATTTCCTTTAGGCATAATAAACTTCTACACTAAATAAAATTACCCTTATCTATCAGTCACTTACTGCAGGATTTAGCACCATATATAAATTATATTGGTTGCCGGGTTTCATCGGGCCAGTCCCTCCACCACTCTTGATAAGAAATTATTTCTAATTATATAGTAATATAATTGCTTTGTAAAGTTTTATTTCAAATAAATTTTTTCTATTTTTACTTTTATTGTTAAGTTTTAATCAATAAAAGTACAATAGATATTAAACTAAAAACAGAACTTATTATCATTATGTAATTTACAACTTGTTTAGGTGTGAACCCTTTTTCTTCAAGCCTAAAATGTATCTGACTTCTATCTGCTTGATAAACAGGTTTTCCTTCTGAAAATCTTTTAAAAATAACAAATAAATTATCAAATATTGGTACAGCTAATGCTAAAATAGGAATAAACAAACTTAATACAGTAGCTTGTTTAAATGCACCATCTAATGCTATAACACTTAACATGAATCCTAAAAAATTAGCACCAGAATCTCCCATAAATACTTTTGCAGGATATCTGTTATAAAATAAAAATCCTACTATAGATCCTAAAAGTATTATGGATGTTTCAGCTGATACTTGCTGATTTAATACTATTGCAGCAATAAAAAAAGTTATGGATGAAATAAGAGAAATTCCCCCTGCCAACCCATCCATACCATCAGACCAGTTTATTACAGTTGTAACTCCAAATATCCAAGTAATCGTTAATAAAAACTGTATAGTCTTACTTAGCGCTATAAATTCCCCAGTGAATGGATTAGTAAATCCCAAAAATGCTATTCCTGCTTTAAAAACAAGCACAGCTGATAATAACTGAATGATTAGTCGTGGAAGTATAGCAAATTCTTTAAATCTTGTTTTATAATAATCATCTATAAGTCCTATTAATAGTATTGCTGTTGCTGCTATAAATACAACTATTTGTTGTTTTATATCATCCTTTACAAATAAGAAAAAAGAAATAAAAAAACATATGTATAGTACTATTCCTCCGCATAATGGAGTTTCTTTTTTATGTTGCTTCCTTTTGGTCGGCTTATCTGTAAATTTTAATTTAATTGCTAGTTTCATTACTATTGGCATAATTAATAGCGATAAAAATAATGTAACTACCATAGCTAATATATATTGCATTTTATTATCTACTCCTTAGCTAAATAAAAATACTATTAGTTAAAGTTATCCACATTTGATTATACTATTAAAGATATGTCTTATCAATTACAAAATTATTAAGGTTTTTTAAATTTATATATTATATCTAAATAAAATATTAAAAAAGTAGAAATATTTTTTAATATCTCTACTTTCTTAATATTTTTATTGTTTGATAAAAACTATGCTGGAATTTTAATTTCATCTCCAACAAATATCAAATCTGGATTTTGTAAATTATTATATTGAGCTAATACTTGCCATGTAGTATTATTTCTTCTAGCTATTTTAGAAAGATTATCACCTGCAATTACTGTATATATAGTTTCTTTTTTAATAGAAGCTTGAACTGCTTGATTATCTGCTACATTTTCTTGATTCTTTACTAGTTCTTTAGCTTTTTGTTTAATTTGTATTCTGCCTAAAGTATTAGCATTCTTAGTTCCTTTATTATTTAAATACTTTGCAAAAATATCGTCATATGTTTCAAATTCTCCTATAACAGTAGTTTTAAACATAGTATATCCATCTCCACCTTGAGATAAGAAATCATTTATAGCTACAGTGTATTCTTTATTTAAATCAATTGGGTTTTCACCTACTTTTACATCAAAAACTCTATTTCCCTTGTTCTTTGTTGGATCAAATGAAAATGCTATTCCACTTACTTGTAAAAATCCACCTTGTTCTGTTGGATATGCTCCTACTGACACTTCAAGTGCCTTAACTATATCTCTACCTGATAATTTTATAGTTTGTACTACGCTTCCAAATGGAAATAATTCTGCAAGTTTTCCTTTGGTTATTTCTCCTGATTCTATTGAAGTTCTTAGAGAACCCCCATTTAAAAATGCTATATCTGCTTTAGTAATTTCTCTAGTTGCATCAGCAGTTATATTCCCTAAGTTTGTTTCTTTAGTTCTTACATCGCCCCTAGCTCCATCTAATAATACATCTGTACTTGCAACAACCTCTGAAAAAGTTTTATCGTTTTCAGTCTGAATATCTTTTAATAAATCTACTACTTTTTCATCTTCTTTTAAATCTTTATAATCTTTTGAATTTAATAATTTAGCTTTTTTGTTTGTAACTTTCTTATCTTTAACTTCTAATTCTACTACGCCAAGATTTTCATCATATTCACCAGTTTGTGCTATTAATGTATTATTAACTACCAAACCATCACTTAAAATTGTATGACTATGCCCATCAATTATCACATCTATTCCTTTAACTTTTTCAGCAATTTCTTTTGACGTAACTACTGAACTATCATCTACTCCTACATGTGCTAATGCTACAATAACATCTGTTTTATCTTCTAATTCTTTAACCATTTGTTTAGATACTACTATTGGATCTTCAAAAGTTATGTCCTTTACATTAGCAGGATTTGTTTTATACGCTGTTTCTGGAGTTGTTATTCCAAAAATACCTATTTTAACATGCCCTTTTTCCACAATTTCATAAGGTGGTAAAATATCTTTTCCATTCTTTTTAACATTAGCATCTAACATTTTAACATTTTTAGCAAGCTTACTTAACTCAATAAGCCTTTCATTTCCATAATTAAAATCGTGATTCCCTGGTACCATATAATCGTATCCTACTGCATCTAGTATTCTAATAGCATTTTCCCCTTTACTAACATTAACTATTGGTTTTCCATGTAAAGTATCACCTGCATCAACTAGTAATGTATTTGGATTGTCTTTTTTAGCCTCATTAGCTATTGTAGCTATTTTAGCAAATCCAAACCCTCCATCTTGTGATAATACTCTACAATGGGTATCATTTGTATGAAGTATTGTTATTTTAGTGCTATCATTATTACTAGCTGCCCATACGCCTGTGGTATTTAAACTAAAAATTAATGTAATCGATAACACAGCGCTTAAAAGCTTTTTTTTCATAGTTAATCCCCCCTGATTAATTTTATGTTATACATTTAATTATGGTATATATTTGAAATTATTTCAAGGTTTTATTACATAATTTTTTATATAAAAAATCGCTAATCAACTGTAAAATATCATTTTTAGCCTTGCACACATTTCAAACTAGTTCAAGAATAATGGTATTGCATATGATTATTTTTTATTCTTTAGGAGTATTCATAATAAATATAATATTTTAGAAGTTATCTATAATTATTTCGTAATATAATTTCCTAAAGAATTAAAAAAGGAACGCTTACGCGTTCCTTTTTATTAACCTCTTTGTTCAATCATACTCTTAACTTTCATTAATCTAGTTGTAGCAGATCTTTCATTTTCATCAAGTCTCATTCTAATATACTTTATAGTCTCTTGAAGTTGAGGAATTGTCATATATTCAAGAGCATTAACTCTTCTTCTAGTACTTTCAATTTCGTTAGCCATTAATTGACATGACTTTTCTACTTCTGCAAGTTCTAGTAATTGTGGAAGAATTCCATAAAGCTTAGAAAGTGTATCATCAAGTTCTGATGATGTATTAGCAAAACCATATGGGTATATGCTTCCTTCATCACCTTCAAGTTGTCTCTTAAAGTTCATGACAGGAACAGATACACTCATTACGTTCTTTTCGCCAACCTCAACACAAATATGTTCCTTAGGATAAACAATAGCTTCTTCTAAGAATTCAGAACTCATAACAGCTCTAGCCATAACGAAATCCTTAAGGGAACCTTGAAGATTACCTTCTACTTCTTTTCTTAGCTTATTATTATATTTAACAAGATTAATGAATTGTCTCATTAACTCATCTTGTTTATCTTTTAAAAGTTTATGACTTCTTGTTGAAGTTGCTAATCTTTTTTTAAGCTTAGAAAGTTCCATTCTAGTAGGATTGACATTTAGCTTTGCCATAGACTACTCTTCCTCTCTTGGCATGTATTTTTCAAGGTATTCATCTCTAATTCTCTTAAGCTCAGTTCTAGGAAGCATTTTTAATAATTTCCATCCTAAGTTTAGAGTTTCTTCAATTGTTCTATTTGTAGTAAAGCCTTGAGATACATACTCTTCTTCAAAAGCTTCTGCAAATTTAGCAAGTTTCTTATCAGTATCTGATAAAGCTGATTCTCCTAAGATTGCTGATAATTCTTTTGCTTGCTTACCTTGTGAATATGCCGCAAATAATTGGTTCATAGTATCTGCATGATCTTCTCTAGTTTTTCCTTTACCAATACCCTTATCTTTAAGTCTTGAAAGTGATGGTAAAACATCTATAGGAGGCATTATACCTTTCTTATATAATTCTCTTGAAAGAATAATTTGACCTTCTGTAATATATCCAGTTAAGTCTGGAATTGGGTGAGTTTTATCATCTTCAGGCATTGTAAGTATTGGAATTTGAGTGATTGAACCTTCTGTTCCTCTAAGTCTTCCTGCTCTTTCATATAATGTAGAAAGGTCAGTATAAAGATAACCTGGATATCCTCTTCTACCTGGAACTTCTTTTCTAGCTGCTGATATTTCTCTTAATGCTTCAGCATAGTTTGTAATATCAGTCATTATAACAAGAACGTGCATTCCTTTTTCATAAGCTAAGTATTCAGCACAAGTAAGAGCCATTCTTGGTGTAGCTATTCTTTCGATAGCTGGGTCAGATGCTAAGTTCATGAATAGAACTGATCTGTCTATAGCTCCTGTTCTCTTAAATTCATCTTGGAAAAATTGAGCTTCTTCGAAAGTTATACCTATTGCAGCAAATACAACGGCAAACTTAGAATCTGAATTTAAAACTTTCGCTTGTCTTGCTATTTGAGCTGCAAGTTCTGCATGTGGAAGTCCTGATGCAGAGAAAACAGGTAACTTTTGTCCTCTAACTAGAGTATTAAGTCCGTCAATTGCAGAAACTCCTGTCTGAATAAATTCTGATGGGAAGTCTCTAGCCATAGGGTTAATAGCTTCACCATTTATATCTACTCTTTTTTCTGGTATTATGTCTGGGCCATTATCGTTTGGTCTACCCATACCATCAAATACTCTTCCTAACATATCTTCAGATACACCAAGTTCAAGTGGTCTACCTAAGAATTTAGCCTTAGTACCTTTTAAATTTATTCCTGAAGATCCTTCGAAGATTTGAACCATTGCTTTTGATCCATTAACTTCTAGAACCTTACCTCTTCTTTTTTCACCAGTATGAAGTTCAATTTCAACTAGTTCGTCATATTTAACGCCTTCAACACCTTCAACAACCATCAAAGGGCCAACAACTTCTGTAACTGTTCTATACTCTTTAAGCATTTGCTACCCCTCCTTTGCTTATTAGGTCATCAATTGCATTTTTTAAGTCTACAGCGATTTGATCCATTTTATCTAAATCATCTTCGTGTATGTACTTACTTCTAGCAATTCTATCTTTTAAGTCTTCCATAGCTAAGATATCATTTAAGTATACTCCAGCTTCTAAAGCTCTTTCAGCTTCTTTTTTATATCCTAATATAAGACTTAGCATTTTATATTGTTTCTTTAAAGATGTATAAGTATCAATTTCATGGAAACCATTTTGTTGTAAATAGTCTTCTCTAATTGATTTAGCAACATCTAATTTTAATCTATCTTTTTCAGATAATGCATCAATACCTACAAGTCTTACTATTTCTTGTAATTGAGATTCATCTTGAAGTATAGTCATAGCTTCTAATCTTAATGCTCCCCAGTTATCAGCAACATTTTCATCCATCCATTTATCTATTGTATCAGCATATAATGAATAAGATGTTAACCAGTTAATAGTTGGGAAATGTCTTTGATATGCAAGTTGTGCATCTAGACCCCAGAAAACTTTAACTATTCTAAGTGTTGATTGTGATACTGGTTCTGAAATATCTCCTCCTGGAGGTGATACTGCACCAATTGCTGTGATAGAACCTATTCTTCCATCATTACCTAAACATTGAACTTTACCAGCTCTTTCATAGTAGTCAGCAAGTCTTGATCCAAGGTATGCTGGATATCCTTCATCTCCTGGCATTTCTTCAAGTCTACCAGACATTTCTCTTAATGCCTCAGCCCATCTTGAAGTTGAATCAGCCATGATTGATACTGAGTATCCCATATCTCTGAAGTATTCAGCTATTGTAATACCTGTATATATAGAAGCTTCTCTAGCTGCAACTGGCATGTTTGAAGTATTAGCTATAAGAACTGTTCTCTTCATTAAGCTTTGGCCTGTCTTAGGGTCAATAAGTTCTGGGAACTCATTAACAACGTCTGTCATTTCGTTACCACGTTCTCCACATCCAACGTAAACAACTATTTCAGCATCTCCCCATTTAGCAATTTGGTGTTGTGTTACTGTTTTACCAGCTCCGAATGGTCCTGGAATAGCAGCCGCTCCACCCTTAGCAACAGGGAAGAATGTATCTATAACTCTTTGTCCTGTAAGCATTGGTTCAACTGGATTAATTTTTGCTGAATATGGTCTTCCTTTTCTTACTGGCCATTTTTGCATTAATTGAACTTCTTTATCACCTTTTGCAGTTTCAACTATAGCAATTGTTTCAACAACTGTGAAACTACCAGCTTTTATTTCTTTTATCTTTCCTTCAATACCAACTGGAATCATTATTTTTTGTTCAACAACAGGAGTTTCTTGTACTGTACCAATTACAACCCCTGGTTTAACTTCATCTCCAACTTTTGCTGTTGGCTTAAACTCCCACTTCTTTTCTCTATTTAATGAAGGAACTGATACCCCTCTAGTTAAGAAACTAGACTTAGCAGCCTCCATAAATGCATCTAGTGGTCTTTGTATTCCATCAAACATTGATTCAATAAGTCCTGGTCCAAGTTCAACACTTAAAGGTTCCCCAGTTGTAACAACTGGATCCCCAGGTCCTATTCCTGAAGTTTCTTCATATACTTGGATTGATGCCTTATCGCCTCTCATTTCGATGATTTCTCCGATAAGACCTTTTTCTCCAACCTTACAAACGTCATATATATTAGCTTCATCCATACCTTCAGCAACTACTAAAGGTCCTGAAACCTTAATTATCTTTCCGGTCTTCACCTTACCAACCTACCTTTCTATAAAATATTAACGCCTACAGCTTTTTCTACGTTATCACTAATTTTTTGCATACCTATATTTAATGTTCCTTGATTGCTTGGAATTAATATTACAGCAGGAAGTACTTCTTTATTGTATCTTTCAATTGTTTCTTCGATACCTTGTGCAACATGCTCTGTTACAAAGATAACTGCGTAATCATTCTTTGCTAATCTATCAACAGTTTTTTTTGCTTCTTCTTCTTCAACAATTGGAAAAACGTCAATTCCTAAAGCTTTGAAAGCTAAAACTGAATCCTTATCACCAACTACACCTATTTTTTTAAACATAAATATCACGCAGCCTTTCTCTTATTACTTCCGCAGAAATATTATTGAGTTTGCCAACCATTACGATTCTTATAATCTTTATTTCTGTTTCTTTTGCATAAACATAAGCTAATAAAGGTTCGACTCCAAAAGGTATTATTTTAGCGTCTTTCATCATATCCATAATGTAGTTATCAACTAATTTTTCTAATAAACTCACAGAACCTGTTTTTGTATAGTACTCTATACCTGATTTTATTAAATCATTATACTCAGTAAATGAAAGTTTATTAGCTATATTTTCTACTGCATCATTTAACATTCCTAATAACTTATCTTTATCTAAAGAACCTCCTTCAATAATAACTGAAGTAAAGAATTCCCTGCCTTTGTTTTGTTTTTTTACTCTTAAAAGAGTTTTTAAATTTGTAGAATCAATAAGTGCTTCTACATATTTATTAACAAAGTTATCTTCTATTTCATTCTTAATTTGTACTAATTGTTTAAACATATACTTATCTAAAATAATATCAAGTATTTGAGGATCTTTAGTATCTTCAAATTTATTTTTTGACTCTTCAATAGCTTCCCTCATAATTTGAGATAAGTCTCTTAAGTCATTATTTTCTATTAAATACTTTAATCTTGAAGCTTCAATAGTTCCAACATCAATTAATAGATAAGATAAATCTTTTTTAAGAAAAATTCCCTTTAATATTACTTTTATATTTTGATAATCATATTTAATACTCATTAAGTCTACAAGAGATTTTACTGGACTAATTTCATACATTAAATTAAATAATCTTTTTAATTCTTCACTTAATATAATTTCATAGTCCTCAGCTCTTTTAACATTTGTCATAACATTGGCATATTCTGTTTCTTGAAGCACTTTTAATGCTTCACTGGCAGAATTGGAATCAATCATTCTGTCAATCTTTGATTTATCAAGGAGTTTTGTTTCATATACTCTTAGTCTAGGTATAACTTGACTAAATTGCATCATATCCATTAGTTAACCTCCTTAACTAAACAATACTCTTGCTACTTCAAGACCCATTTCATCTTTTAATGAATTTACTAAAGCTTCAAAAGTATTATTTATTTCTATGCCGTCTTTCTCTAATATGAATCCACCTTTAAAATTTCCAGTTTTATCAATTAGAGTTATATTTCCTTTTGAACCAATTTCTCTATTTAATTCTGATATAAAATCAGAATCTATAATTTTCTTACCTTGTTCATTTAATATTAAATTTTCATCTCCTGAAATATCAGTATTTAATATTACTGTCTTCACAAAATCTCTAAAATCATCACTTGATATATTACAAAGCTCTTCTATTGTAGTTTTAAAAACTTCACTAATAACAGTTTGTTTTGATTTTAGCTTTTCATTTCTTACTTGTAATTCTGCACTAGAAATAATTCTTTCTTTTCTTGATACAGCTTCTGTTTCAGCTTTTTCCATAATAATCTTTTCTTCTGAAGCAGCTTTTTCTTGCTTTTTAGCAATAATTCTATTCTTTTTCTCTTCAGCTTCTGATAAGATTATTCTCTTTTTATCTTCTGAATCTTTTACGATTTTAGAAGTTAAATTATTTATGTTAGACATAATCTTCACATCCTAATTCTATAATAAGCTACTATTAAAATACACCATTTACTAATAAGAATGATACAACGAATCCTAATAATGCATAAGTTTCAACCATCGCTGCAAGAACCATACCTTTAGTATTGTGTTCTGGGTTTTTAGCTAATATTTGAATACCAGCAGCTGCTGCTTTACCTTGAGCAATTCCTGACCATAAACCAGTGATAGCAATTGGTAAACAAGCAAATAATAAATATAAACCTTGTGAGAAAGTTGTGTCTGGTTTTAATTGTAAAAATACTAATAATCCTATAACGAATCCATAAAGACCTTGTGTACCTGGTAATAATTCAAGAATTAATGCTTTACCAAATTTTTCTGGTTGTTCTGATAATAATCCTGCTGCTGATTGACCAACTATACCAACACCTTTAGCTGATCCTATTCCTGACATTCCTACTGCTAAAGCAACACCTAGTGCTCCCATAACAAATCCACCGTTATTTTCTAAAAAAAACTTAA
This region includes:
- a CDS encoding methionine synthase translates to MKSNIKEIKIPKDEVLRYLGYKKQELTKEMYALIEETIGECRNLVTPKHVYSKYKKNTKDAGVYVEGTSLILKGEDIKNHLLYANEIFIIAATVGNKIEQKIRLYQTVNLTKALILDACATVAIEEFLDELEEKIKLDARKENLAITFRYSPGYGDLPLDIQKDIVNTLKADKAIGLTVSSHHLLFPRKSVTAIIGLIPKEKEQKQRGCELCKNYNNCRFRKEGTNCGA
- a CDS encoding S-ribosylhomocysteine lyase, whose translation is MEKVESFELDHRKVKAPYIRRCCLLDGEHGDKVTKFDIRFLQPNKEQFGTAAMHGLEHLLAHELRSKLEGIIDLSPMGCRTGFYLSIWGDREASEIKEAIEWSLEKVLEAKEIPAANDIQCGNYRDLSLFGAKEYAKEALERGFSLNIYEE
- the metF gene encoding methylenetetrahydrofolate reductase [NAD(P)H], with translation MNIKNLFRDKKAVFSFEIFPPKTTSSIQTIYNTLEDLKGLSPDYISVTYGAGGSVKNSKTIELSSLIKNKYGIEAVSHLTCINLDKKDVKYYLREFEKNNIENILALRGDIDIGSKIIGELDHANELIKYINDNGNFNIAAACYPEGHIEHKGLYREIESMKRKEYSGASYFISQLFFDNNLYYNFQDEVRAANINLPIEAGIMPVTNKKQIERILSLSGASFPNKFKKIIDKYEHNPEALRDAGIAYAVEQIVDLISTGVDGIHLYIMNNPYIAQKITKSIESILLTVNKI
- a CDS encoding MraY family glycosyltransferase; protein product: MQYILAMVVTLFLSLLIMPIVMKLAIKLKFTDKPTKRKQHKKETPLCGGIVLYICFFISFFLFVKDDIKQQIVVFIAATAILLIGLIDDYYKTRFKEFAILPRLIIQLLSAVLVFKAGIAFLGFTNPFTGEFIALSKTIQFLLTITWIFGVTTVINWSDGMDGLAGGISLISSITFFIAAIVLNQQVSAETSIILLGSIVGFLFYNRYPAKVFMGDSGANFLGFMLSVIALDGAFKQATVLSLFIPILALAVPIFDNLFVIFKRFSEGKPVYQADRSQIHFRLEEKGFTPKQVVNYIMIISSVFSLISIVLLLIKT
- a CDS encoding 5'-nucleotidase C-terminal domain-containing protein, with product MKKKLLSAVLSITLIFSLNTTGVWAASNNDSTKITILHTNDTHCRVLSQDGGFGFAKIATIANEAKKDNPNTLLVDAGDTLHGKPIVNVSKGENAIRILDAVGYDYMVPGNHDFNYGNERLIELSKLAKNVKMLDANVKKNGKDILPPYEIVEKGHVKIGIFGITTPETAYKTNPANVKDITFEDPIVVSKQMVKELEDKTDVIVALAHVGVDDSSVVTSKEIAEKVKGIDVIIDGHSHTILSDGLVVNNTLIAQTGEYDENLGVVELEVKDKKVTNKKAKLLNSKDYKDLKEDEKVVDLLKDIQTENDKTFSEVVASTDVLLDGARGDVRTKETNLGNITADATREITKADIAFLNGGSLRTSIESGEITKGKLAELFPFGSVVQTIKLSGRDIVKALEVSVGAYPTEQGGFLQVSGIAFSFDPTKNKGNRVFDVKVGENPIDLNKEYTVAINDFLSQGGDGYTMFKTTVIGEFETYDDIFAKYLNNKGTKNANTLGRIQIKQKAKELVKNQENVADNQAVQASIKKETIYTVIAGDNLSKIARRNNTTWQVLAQYNNLQNPDLIFVGDEIKIPA
- a CDS encoding V-type ATP synthase subunit D, which encodes MAKLNVNPTRMELSKLKKRLATSTRSHKLLKDKQDELMRQFINLVKYNNKLRKEVEGNLQGSLKDFVMARAVMSSEFLEEAIVYPKEHICVEVGEKNVMSVSVPVMNFKRQLEGDEGSIYPYGFANTSSELDDTLSKLYGILPQLLELAEVEKSCQLMANEIESTRRRVNALEYMTIPQLQETIKYIRMRLDENERSATTRLMKVKSMIEQRG
- a CDS encoding V-type ATP synthase subunit B, whose protein sequence is MLKEYRTVTEVVGPLMVVEGVEGVKYDELVEIELHTGEKRRGKVLEVNGSKAMVQIFEGSSGINLKGTKAKFLGRPLELGVSEDMLGRVFDGMGRPNDNGPDIIPEKRVDINGEAINPMARDFPSEFIQTGVSAIDGLNTLVRGQKLPVFSASGLPHAELAAQIARQAKVLNSDSKFAVVFAAIGITFEEAQFFQDEFKRTGAIDRSVLFMNLASDPAIERIATPRMALTCAEYLAYEKGMHVLVIMTDITNYAEALREISAARKEVPGRRGYPGYLYTDLSTLYERAGRLRGTEGSITQIPILTMPEDDKTHPIPDLTGYITEGQIILSRELYKKGIMPPIDVLPSLSRLKDKGIGKGKTREDHADTMNQLFAAYSQGKQAKELSAILGESALSDTDKKLAKFAEAFEEEYVSQGFTTNRTIEETLNLGWKLLKMLPRTELKRIRDEYLEKYMPREEE
- a CDS encoding V-type ATP synthase subunit A; its protein translation is MKTGKIIKVSGPLVVAEGMDEANIYDVCKVGEKGLIGEIIEMRGDKASIQVYEETSGIGPGDPVVTTGEPLSVELGPGLIESMFDGIQRPLDAFMEAAKSSFLTRGVSVPSLNREKKWEFKPTAKVGDEVKPGVVIGTVQETPVVEQKIMIPVGIEGKIKEIKAGSFTVVETIAIVETAKGDKEVQLMQKWPVRKGRPYSAKINPVEPMLTGQRVIDTFFPVAKGGAAAIPGPFGAGKTVTQHQIAKWGDAEIVVYVGCGERGNEMTDVVNEFPELIDPKTGQSLMKRTVLIANTSNMPVAAREASIYTGITIAEYFRDMGYSVSIMADSTSRWAEALREMSGRLEEMPGDEGYPAYLGSRLADYYERAGKVQCLGNDGRIGSITAIGAVSPPGGDISEPVSQSTLRIVKVFWGLDAQLAYQRHFPTINWLTSYSLYADTIDKWMDENVADNWGALRLEAMTILQDESQLQEIVRLVGIDALSEKDRLKLDVAKSIREDYLQQNGFHEIDTYTSLKKQYKMLSLILGYKKEAERALEAGVYLNDILAMEDLKDRIARSKYIHEDDLDKMDQIAVDLKNAIDDLISKGGVANA
- a CDS encoding V-type ATP synthase subunit F, yielding MFKKIGVVGDKDSVLAFKALGIDVFPIVEEEEAKKTVDRLAKNDYAVIFVTEHVAQGIEETIERYNKEVLPAVILIPSNQGTLNIGMQKISDNVEKAVGVNIL
- a CDS encoding V-type ATP synthase subunit C; the protein is MDMMQFSQVIPRLRVYETKLLDKSKIDRMIDSNSASEALKVLQETEYANVMTNVKRAEDYEIILSEELKRLFNLMYEISPVKSLVDLMSIKYDYQNIKVILKGIFLKKDLSYLLIDVGTIEASRLKYLIENNDLRDLSQIMREAIEESKNKFEDTKDPQILDIILDKYMFKQLVQIKNEIEDNFVNKYVEALIDSTNLKTLLRVKKQNKGREFFTSVIIEGGSLDKDKLLGMLNDAVENIANKLSFTEYNDLIKSGIEYYTKTGSVSLLEKLVDNYIMDMMKDAKIIPFGVEPLLAYVYAKETEIKIIRIVMVGKLNNISAEVIRERLRDIYV
- a CDS encoding V-type ATP synthase subunit E is translated as MSNINNLTSKIVKDSEDKKRIILSEAEEKKNRIIAKKQEKAASEEKIIMEKAETEAVSRKERIISSAELQVRNEKLKSKQTVISEVFKTTIEELCNISSDDFRDFVKTVILNTDISGDENLILNEQGKKIIDSDFISELNREIGSKGNITLIDKTGNFKGGFILEKDGIEINNTFEALVNSLKDEMGLEVARVLFS
- a CDS encoding V-type ATP synthase subunit K, which encodes MDMSWIKFFLENNGGFVMGALGVALAVGMSGIGSAKGVGIVGQSAAGLLSEQPEKFGKALILELLPGTQGLYGFVIGLLVFLQLKPDTTFSQGLYLLFACLPIAITGLWSGIAQGKAAAAGIQILAKNPEHNTKGMVLAAMVETYALLGFVVSFLLVNGVF